The Cryptococcus gattii WM276 chromosome D, complete sequence region AGGGTTCAGTTTTGGGGCCCCCGCTACTACTGCTTCCAAccaagagaagaagattgatAAGCCTACAGAGGCTCCCAAAGCTGGTGGATTTAGCTTTGGTAACGTTGGCCCGTCCGCAACAAACGCTTCTGGAGAAGACGATAAAAGCAAGGCGCCAGAGGCTCCCAAGGCTGGCGGGTTCAGCTTTGGCGGTCTAGGTGTAAAGACAGATGGTGACAAGGATAAAACTCCAGCTGCGCCTGCCGCTGGTGGCTTGTTCGGAGCCAAGCCCGCTGAGGCTAGTCAAAGCGGCGCTGCTGCCCCTTCGACTGGCGGAGGTCTATTTGGTGCCAAGTCTAGCGTTACCCCAGCGGCTTCTACTACTGCACCTGCTGTAGCAACCGCCCCCACTGCTTCCGCTCCAGCCAATGTGGAGAAACCGAGCGAACCCGCGCCCAACCTTCTTCGCGGCAAGGCCTTGGATGATATAGTGGATGGATGGAATAAGGATTTGGAGGAACAAGTGAGAGAATTTGAGAGGCAAGCCGGAGAGGTCAGGGAGTGGGATAAGATTTTGGTCAGGAATGGTAATCAGGTGAGCGGTGACCTTATTTTTTGTCTTGAGTGCAGCTGACACTTCCAATCCTTAAGATTACAGCCCTTAGAAGACAAGTGTTGGAGGCTCAGCAGACCCAAGCTGCTGTCGATGAACCTTTGAATTACTTTGAGGCTCAGCAAAATCAGTTGGAGAGTATGTTGGATGTGTatgagaaggagattgCAAAAATGTCAAACGACAGCACCAGACCGTTGGCGGCGAAGATGCCGGCTGACCGGGAGCGGGAAAAGGCGTGAGTCTTGAAGTGATGGCTCGTTAAGAGTTATGGCTGACATTTAGGGGAAAAAAACAAGTTACACACTTGCCGAGGATCTTAATAAACAGCTCGATGACCTCTCTCGTAATCTGTCACAGATGATCGAACAAGTAAACAAAATTTCAACCTCCCAATCATCCCTCGACGCAAGCACTTCCTCTCTCACGAACCGTCCTGGGACACCGTCGGCATCTGCTGCTGACGCAGCTTCACAAATGCCAGATGACCCAGTCAACCAGCTTTCTGCTATTCTTGGTGCCCACTTGAGGGCATTGAGCTCGATCGACTCTAGTGCGGGCAAACTATCTGCCAAGGTTGGAGAGTTGGAGAGCAAGATGGGCAGTAACGGTTCTGTTCGGGGATGGGGATTACCCAGGAGATGATTAACATTTTATGATAGGATAGGAAATGTACGAATGATGAAAAGACAGAACAGTGGCTCAATGTAAAACTTCATACATGCATACATTGATTATTAGACATCACCTTCCAGCACATCGTCCTCAGCAACCTCCAAAATTCTATCAGGGGACATGCTTGGGCTTCTTGAGATATATCTGTCCCTCGTatccccttcttctccgcCCAACTCGCTACCACTCCGAGAAGGCGAACGCGAAACATAACGGTTGCCTGACGAGACTGAAGACCGGGAACGGGAACGTCCACGAGAACCAGGTGACGATGGGGGTGTGCGTGAGGGTGAGCGGGAGGTGTATCGGGGAAGGGACGGAGAACGAGAATCTTCTCGTTCAGACTCTTGATCCTCCTAGTCAAATTGTGTCAAATCCCACCTAGTCGAGACACATGCGAGAACAAGATACGTACGAGGAGACTCTTCCTGGGCGGTAATCCTTCCGTTTCCTCCAGCACGCTCCTTTGGGTTAATCGGGGAAGAATGATATCACACACACGCTCCTGGGTCAACAGTTCATCTATAAATTCATCAAAGTAGGTCAAAGAGTAACCACCTGTAATGACTGTTGGTTTTATCTTCCAAAGTTGCAAGAAAGCGAAACCTACCGGCATGAACGACTCGCAACTTCCGGTAATCCTTCATCAGTGGCTCGAGAATCTCGTAGACCTCCAACGATCTAAATGTTAACCGCACGTAAAAGGCTGCAAGCGCTCTAAGGTATCTGTCATATTTTCAGTTTATTGTCTATCTGTGAAGAGTACAGATAGCGAAACGACCTACTTGAATTCCTCCGCCAACAAATACTCTATCAGAATCTCCTTTTCCGGCTGAAGCTGCAAAAGCTTCAGAACCAGACATATGAAAGGGGTAGGTGTCTGGCGATCTGTTACTCCTCCAACAGCCCGAAGCTCTATGGCTTTATCTATTATTGATTCGGCTGTAAGAATAAGGATGGAGAGTGACAGTAAAGTGAATACACAATAACGATACCCTGTCAGCCGGATAAACAAGTACGCGTTTCGGACCTACCAGTAAGAGCGAAACAGTGCTCTTTCCAGTACAAAGAGTCGTATATTCGGGCTCTGATGACCTTTTCGATGAGGTACTATAAGACGGCCAAGAAGTGTCAGATTGAGTGGTGACGTCTGAGCAAGACTGGCTATACCTGAGGGTTGCTGCCATGAACGGCCGTGGCTCCTCGCTTAGTTGCGCTCATGGTGTCCGGTTGGATGGATATTGGACGGGGTGTATATTGGAGTGAACAGCTGGGGGGAAAATTGCGTGGATTGTAATGCGAATATAAATGGAGATGAACTGAAGCGGGAAAGAGCGAAGACGCAAAAAAGAAATGCGAAAACAAATAATAATTCGCGCTTTCTCTGTTACTATATAATAATACTTCTATACCCACTCTCcatctcatcatccatccCAGACATATTTCAACATGACAGGTAATGGTAAGGGTGAAGACGATGTCAGCTTGCCGAAAGCCACCGTCCTCAAGATCATCCAAGGTTCGTCCTTTGCTTGTCTATTGCTAAGCCACAACGCAAAACTGATCCACTTGTCTTGCAGAAATGCTTCCAGATGATATATCCGCATCAAAAGAAGCCAAAGATATCATCTTTGACTGCTGTACCGGTGAGAAGACACACCTCTCTGTATATCGATCACTTGCCAAGCGGAATGCTGACCGGTGAATGCCCTCGGCCTGCACAGAGTGGATAAAGCTCATTTCCACCCAATCCAACATGGTTTGTGAAGCCTCTTCTAAAAAGACCATATCTCCCGAGCACGTTGTGGAGGCACTCAAAGTGGGTTGCTGCGTTTCCGGAACCATACTGCTATATATTGTACTGATTTAGTGAGCCAGCAACTGGGGTTTGAAGACTTTGTGGCTGAAGTGGAAGAATCGAACAAGGACTTTAAACAGGCTCAGAAGGTATGCCTGCGAGCGTTGTGCCTTGTGCCTTGTATAATTGGACGTGTAACTGACTTGGATGTTACAGGAGCGTGTACGATCACAACCGGATACAAAGGGCATGACAGAGGAAGAACTGCTGGAACTGCAAGAACGCCTGTTTGCGTCTAGCCACGCCAGATTTGCAGCAGGACAGTAGTGGTGAGAGTATGGAATTTAGAGGCAGGACAGAAGGGCGAGAGGATATGTTGTATTTCTACTATTGTCATCTGGCAGTATAATGCATGTACGATACCAATTTATCATAACATGTTGAGTGCCCTCTCTGCCTCCCACTGCTCTCCATCTGCCCCGCCATCTCTTCgctctctttccctctttcGCTTCTTTCTCTCAAACTCATGATACCTTTCTTCCTCGACGACATCACTCTCCAGCTTTTTCTCCAGTTGCTGTAACGTCTGCAGCGCATCTTCTCCCCATCTTCCCCCCTGTAAAATTTCTCTCCCAGCTTCGTCAACCACTCGACTAACGAGTCTGTTGGTATCCTTGTCCCATTTGATGCCCATCATTTCCATCTCGCGGATTCCCCTTTGTACACCATCAAGGTCTCGGAAGCTTTCCCAACGACATGTGAGAACTTCGTTATAAGCTCCTGTCAAACATCCAAAAAGGTAAGATTCAAGGGAAGACGTTTGAGCATGGTGGAAGAGAGCCAGGACGAGGTGAGGAGAATTGAAATTCTCGCGTAATGTTTTGAGTACACGGGCCAAAATTTTGGGATAAACGGGAGAAAACGTaaggaaagggagaagatTGGCGGGCGCCTTGTATGTGTTTTGATGTGAGCTCGTAGTAGCCGAATGAGATGATTCTGGCGTAGCTGAAGCTGTAGCTGATGATTCATCGTCGGCGGATGCCTTGACCTTCTCTGTACCCTCATCGGATTTTAACGAATCTATTGGAGTGAAGACCCTTTTCTTGGCCCATTCCACTAGTTCCAGATCACTGGACACCATGTCCATCTCCTCTGCCAACATTTCATACTCCTCCAGATTGTCATCTTCACTCCGATTCCTGTCGAATATCGTCCTCAACTGTTTAGCCCCGTCCCCCCATTCGTTACTACCGTATCCAGT contains the following coding sequences:
- a CDS encoding uncharacterized protein (Similar to TIGR gene model, INSD accession AAW43202.1), producing the protein MTGNGKGEDDVSLPKATVLKIIQEMLPDDISASKEAKDIIFDCCTEWIKLISTQSNMVCEASSKKTISPEHVVEALKQLGFEDFVAEVEESNKDFKQAQKERVRSQPDTKGMTEEELLELQERLFASSHARFAAGQ
- a CDS encoding Hypothetical Protein (Similar to TIGR gene model, INSD accession AAW43206.1), with amino-acid sequence MPSSRPELRNILSTSRRIPLARFRPLSTSTPIFRPTDEESHFTSAPKTTPEKSQTDSLQHTQFNDLWSQLHQEWPKQSTNKNSPQPISSFLDLSSSNVIARPMRGARSRMARSSGVTPPEADVFNEVISSILTSFPSAPSDPFLATKSGVTGYGSNEWGDGAKQLRTIFDRNRSEDDNLEEYEMLAEEMDMVSSDLELVEWAKKRVFTPIDSLKSDEGTEKVKASADDESSATASATPESSHSATTSSHQNTYKAPANLLPFLTFSPVYPKILARVLKTLRENFNSPHLVLALFHHAQTSSLESYLFGCLTGAYNEVLTCRWESFRDLDGVQRGIREMEMMGIKWDKDTNRLVSRVVDEAGREILQGGRWGEDALQTLQQLEKKLESDVVEEERYHEFERKKRKRERERRDGGADGEQWEAERALNML
- a CDS encoding uncharacterized protein (Similar to TIGR gene model, INSD accession AAW42871.1), with product MSAPNPFAGFGSKPQPSASGPSLFGNTSSQPASGGGLFGSSSTTNNSTAAPAPSGGGLFGGGTQTSGGLFGNNATSGANNNNNNPTTTAANSSAPAAPSGGSLFGGFGTNNAASGSTTPASKPAFGGFGQTTTPAAPPPANTGTSLFGGAAAGTSTGGGLFGAKPAEGAGATGGASATGGFTGFGAKPAGTTSAPAAGGLFGSKPAESSTAASASTAPTSGGGLFSFGAKPASTTTPAAPSLFGSAPTKDSSSSTPASAATPTTSGGGLFGGGGLFGAKPAAPAAEAPKADTTTAAPTGSLFGGIGASKPAEAPKPAAGGFSFGNTGTAKPATPSVIEAPKTGGFSFGASAPSADKKDEKPAEAPKTGGFSFGAPATTASNQEKKIDKPTEAPKAGGFSFGNVGPSATNASGEDDKSKAPEAPKAGGFSFGGLGVKTDGDKDKTPAAPAAGGLFGAKPAEASQSGAAAPSTGGGLFGAKSSVTPAASTTAPAVATAPTASAPANVEKPSEPAPNLLRGKALDDIVDGWNKDLEEQVREFERQAGEVREWDKILVRNGNQITALRRQVLEAQQTQAAVDEPLNYFEAQQNQLESMLDVYEKEIAKMSNDSTRPLAAKMPADREREKAYTLAEDLNKQLDDLSRNLSQMIEQVNKISTSQSSLDASTSSLTNRPGTPSASAADAASQMPDDPVNQLSAILGAHLRALSSIDSSAGKLSAKVGELESKMGSNGSVRGWGLPRR
- a CDS encoding uncharacterized protein (Similar to TIGR gene model, INSD accession AAW43360.1), producing the protein MSATKRGATAVHGSNPQYLIEKVIRARIYDSLYWKEHCFALTAESIIDKAIELRAVGGVTDRQTPTPFICLVLKLLQLQPEKEILIEYLLAEEFKYLRALAAFYVRLTFRSLEVYEILEPLMKDYRKLRVVHAGGYSLTYFDEFIDELLTQERVCDIILPRLTQRSVLEETEGLPPRKSLLVRILFSHVSRLGGI